One window from the genome of Bacillus rossius redtenbacheri isolate Brsri chromosome 10, Brsri_v3, whole genome shotgun sequence encodes:
- the LOC134536256 gene encoding uncharacterized protein LOC134536256 isoform X2 — MAPLKPRLNSTNPGGRNVGAGSRLNQSRMRLAMNSVSGSGSRNKSTLYGKVVKRNSSHLLRKNNVALAKALNTAKQQNAELNTLVMQYRERLHVSERLVQEYQDFRRDMRALFDQYPQRVVDQNESDYSSTEPASQAPLLPRTERKSSSDRSEYQAGVREARTQLVNPMVQGMSISKVKVCLERINDVPRSRPLSLREPGSGPAYAPEPNQRASLQEAAVRSSPGVAARSQRQDESRSPVNDDITMDFTMVQQLRPSGGQFVNSLRVPSLTLQRLSLQDIQRTTSAHLDDAVVELSTEAQSPQDRSGSVQLKQSIYLAEGDSVTSRQSVHEAASGEHDAIRNPELPSDGGGQTEQSPANNPLEGSSWMFDNNCVSRRIKMRDRRSKRKRYSVKTLAAKESFSDAVFGNLASPKSDEEAAPQDMSLTLCLPAPAACPRGLLEPVRTKASVRPRREDVEAVSPVAAESAGRSPTVALTRLFEADLYRLPPAEGGDGSDSDEDICISLPGFICTAPPAESPRALVDVSSGSEKHASELAKVVLKRVDGDVSGERPADVRPAVTDDVADEAKSVGEEAKPVDAGIPSVAEKPADAETPAAVVKPSVKKSRGKSRCRRTNSRIEQAPELHLPTRQAKKSGPGVYKEPPLNSKLRR, encoded by the exons ATGGCTCCATTGAAACCACGCTTGAATTCAACCAACCCAG GTGGTCGGAATGTCGGTGCGGGCTCCCGACTGAACCAGTCCAGGATGAGGCTAGCGATGAACAGTGTTTCCG GGAGCGGTAGTAGAAACAAGTCAACCTTATATGGGAAGGTTGTTAAGAGAAATAGCA GCCACTTGCTGCGCAAAAACAATGTTGCGCTGGCCAAGGCGCTGAACACTGCGAAGCAGCAGAACGCGGAACTGAACACACTCGTGATGCAGTACCGCGAGAGGCTGCACGTCTCAGAGCGACTGGTGCAGGAGTACCAG GATTTCAGGCGGGACATGCGGGCCTTGTTCGACCAGTACCCGCAGAGGGTGGTCGACCAGAACGAGAGCGACTATTCGTCCACAG AGCCGGCTTCGCAAGCTCCTCTGCTGCCCAGGACGGAGCGCAAGAGCAGTTCTGATCGTTCAGAATACCAGGCTGGCGTCAGAG AGGCGAGGACGCAGCTGGTGAACCCCATGGTGCAGGGCATGTCCATCAGCAAGGTGAAGGTGTGTCTGGAGCGCATCAACGACGTGCCTCGGTCCCGCCCGCTGTCCCTGCGGGAGCCCGGCTCGGGCCCCGCCTACGCCCCAG AACCCAACCAGCGAGCGTCCCTGCAGGAAGCAGCTGTGCGGAGTTCACCTGGCGTCGCCGCCCGATCACAGCGGCAGGATGAGTCTCGCAGCCCCGTCAATGACGACATCACA ATGGACTTTACAATGGTTCAACAACTGAGGCCATCTGGGGGACAATTTGTTAACTCTCTCCGTG TGCCGTCGCTGACGCTCCAGCGCCTCTCCCTGCAGGACATCCAGCGCACGACCTCCGCCCACCTGGACGATGCCGTGGTCGAGCTGTCGACCGAAGCCCAGTCCCCCCAGGACCGGTCCGGCTCTGTCCAG TTGAAGCAGAGCATTTACCTGGCCGAGGGGGACAGCGTGACGTCTCGCCAGAGCGTGCATGAGGCGGCGAGCGGGGAGCATGACGCAATACG AAACCCCGAGTTGCCGAGCGATGGGGGCGGTCAGACTGAGCAGTCGCCCGCAAACAACCCGTTGGAGGGCAGCAGCTGGATGTTTGACAACAACTGTGTGTCCAGGAGGATAAAAATG AGAGACCGCAGATCCAAGCGGAAGAGATACTCGGTGAAGACGTTGGCGGCCAAGGAGAGCTTCAGCGATGCGGTGTTCGGGAACTTGGCGTCGCCGAAGAGCGACGAGGAGGCGGCCCCCCAGGACATGTCGCTGACGCTGTGCCTCCCGGCGCCGGCCGCCTGCCCCCGCGGGCTGCTGGAGCCGGTGAGGACGAAGGCGTCCGTCAGGCCCCGGAGGGAGGACGTGGAGGCCGTCTCGCCCGTCGCCGCGGAGAGTGCGGGGCGGTCCCCCACGGTCGCCCTGACGAGGCTCTTCGAGGCGGACCTGTACCGCCTCCCGCCGGCGGAGGGGGGGGACGGCAGCGACTCCGACGAGGACATCTGCATCTCCCTGCCGGGGTTCATCTGCACGGCCCCGCCCGCCGAGAGCCCGCGCGCGCTCGTCGACGTGTCGTCAGGATCCGAGAAGCACGCGTCTGAACTCGCGAAG GTAGTGCTGAAGAGAGTTGACGGCGACGTCAGTGGAGAGAGGCCAGCTGACGTGAGACCAGCTGTTACGGACGACGTGGCGGATGAAGCCAAGTCGGTCGGCGAAGAAGCCAAGCCAGTTGATGCAGGGATCCCATCTGTTGCAGAGAAGCCAGCTGACGCAGAAACCCCAGCGGCGGTGGTCAAGCCGTCTGTCAAAAA GAGCAGGGGCAAAAGCCGTTGCAGAAGAACAAATTCAAGAATTGAACAAG
- the LOC134536256 gene encoding uncharacterized protein LOC134536256 isoform X1 has protein sequence MAPLKPRLNSTNPGGRNVGAGSRLNQSRMRLAMNSVSGSGSRNKSTLYGKVVKRNSSHLLRKNNVALAKALNTAKQQNAELNTLVMQYRERLHVSERLVQEYQDFRRDMRALFDQYPQRVVDQNESDYSSTEPASQAPLLPRTERKSSSDRSEYQAGVRARRRCGARVAEARTQLVNPMVQGMSISKVKVCLERINDVPRSRPLSLREPGSGPAYAPEPNQRASLQEAAVRSSPGVAARSQRQDESRSPVNDDITMDFTMVQQLRPSGGQFVNSLRVPSLTLQRLSLQDIQRTTSAHLDDAVVELSTEAQSPQDRSGSVQLKQSIYLAEGDSVTSRQSVHEAASGEHDAIRNPELPSDGGGQTEQSPANNPLEGSSWMFDNNCVSRRIKMRDRRSKRKRYSVKTLAAKESFSDAVFGNLASPKSDEEAAPQDMSLTLCLPAPAACPRGLLEPVRTKASVRPRREDVEAVSPVAAESAGRSPTVALTRLFEADLYRLPPAEGGDGSDSDEDICISLPGFICTAPPAESPRALVDVSSGSEKHASELAKVVLKRVDGDVSGERPADVRPAVTDDVADEAKSVGEEAKPVDAGIPSVAEKPADAETPAAVVKPSVKKSRGKSRCRRTNSRIEQAPELHLPTRQAKKSGPGVYKEPPLNSKLRR, from the exons ATGGCTCCATTGAAACCACGCTTGAATTCAACCAACCCAG GTGGTCGGAATGTCGGTGCGGGCTCCCGACTGAACCAGTCCAGGATGAGGCTAGCGATGAACAGTGTTTCCG GGAGCGGTAGTAGAAACAAGTCAACCTTATATGGGAAGGTTGTTAAGAGAAATAGCA GCCACTTGCTGCGCAAAAACAATGTTGCGCTGGCCAAGGCGCTGAACACTGCGAAGCAGCAGAACGCGGAACTGAACACACTCGTGATGCAGTACCGCGAGAGGCTGCACGTCTCAGAGCGACTGGTGCAGGAGTACCAG GATTTCAGGCGGGACATGCGGGCCTTGTTCGACCAGTACCCGCAGAGGGTGGTCGACCAGAACGAGAGCGACTATTCGTCCACAG AGCCGGCTTCGCAAGCTCCTCTGCTGCCCAGGACGGAGCGCAAGAGCAGTTCTGATCGTTCAGAATACCAGGCTGGCGTCAGAG CCCGCCGACGGTGCGGGGCGCGTGTTGCAGAGGCGAGGACGCAGCTGGTGAACCCCATGGTGCAGGGCATGTCCATCAGCAAGGTGAAGGTGTGTCTGGAGCGCATCAACGACGTGCCTCGGTCCCGCCCGCTGTCCCTGCGGGAGCCCGGCTCGGGCCCCGCCTACGCCCCAG AACCCAACCAGCGAGCGTCCCTGCAGGAAGCAGCTGTGCGGAGTTCACCTGGCGTCGCCGCCCGATCACAGCGGCAGGATGAGTCTCGCAGCCCCGTCAATGACGACATCACA ATGGACTTTACAATGGTTCAACAACTGAGGCCATCTGGGGGACAATTTGTTAACTCTCTCCGTG TGCCGTCGCTGACGCTCCAGCGCCTCTCCCTGCAGGACATCCAGCGCACGACCTCCGCCCACCTGGACGATGCCGTGGTCGAGCTGTCGACCGAAGCCCAGTCCCCCCAGGACCGGTCCGGCTCTGTCCAG TTGAAGCAGAGCATTTACCTGGCCGAGGGGGACAGCGTGACGTCTCGCCAGAGCGTGCATGAGGCGGCGAGCGGGGAGCATGACGCAATACG AAACCCCGAGTTGCCGAGCGATGGGGGCGGTCAGACTGAGCAGTCGCCCGCAAACAACCCGTTGGAGGGCAGCAGCTGGATGTTTGACAACAACTGTGTGTCCAGGAGGATAAAAATG AGAGACCGCAGATCCAAGCGGAAGAGATACTCGGTGAAGACGTTGGCGGCCAAGGAGAGCTTCAGCGATGCGGTGTTCGGGAACTTGGCGTCGCCGAAGAGCGACGAGGAGGCGGCCCCCCAGGACATGTCGCTGACGCTGTGCCTCCCGGCGCCGGCCGCCTGCCCCCGCGGGCTGCTGGAGCCGGTGAGGACGAAGGCGTCCGTCAGGCCCCGGAGGGAGGACGTGGAGGCCGTCTCGCCCGTCGCCGCGGAGAGTGCGGGGCGGTCCCCCACGGTCGCCCTGACGAGGCTCTTCGAGGCGGACCTGTACCGCCTCCCGCCGGCGGAGGGGGGGGACGGCAGCGACTCCGACGAGGACATCTGCATCTCCCTGCCGGGGTTCATCTGCACGGCCCCGCCCGCCGAGAGCCCGCGCGCGCTCGTCGACGTGTCGTCAGGATCCGAGAAGCACGCGTCTGAACTCGCGAAG GTAGTGCTGAAGAGAGTTGACGGCGACGTCAGTGGAGAGAGGCCAGCTGACGTGAGACCAGCTGTTACGGACGACGTGGCGGATGAAGCCAAGTCGGTCGGCGAAGAAGCCAAGCCAGTTGATGCAGGGATCCCATCTGTTGCAGAGAAGCCAGCTGACGCAGAAACCCCAGCGGCGGTGGTCAAGCCGTCTGTCAAAAA GAGCAGGGGCAAAAGCCGTTGCAGAAGAACAAATTCAAGAATTGAACAAG